The proteins below come from a single Aptenodytes patagonicus chromosome 2, bAptPat1.pri.cur, whole genome shotgun sequence genomic window:
- the UQCRB gene encoding cytochrome b-c1 complex subunit 7 — protein sequence MAARAPVAGGGRLLDRIRKWYYNAAGFNKLGLMRDDTLYEDDDVKEALKRLPEHLYNERIFRIKRALDLSLKHQILPKDQWVKYEEDKHYLEPYLKEVIRERLEREAWNKK from the exons ATGGCGGCGAGGGCACCGG TTGCAGGAGGTGGTCGCCTGTTAGACAGGATTCGCAAGTGGTATTATAATGCAGCTGGATTCAACAAACTCG GATTAATGCGAGATGATACATTGTATGAAGATGATGATGTAAAAGAAGCACTGAAGAGACTTCCAGAACATCTTTACAATGAAAGAATATTTCGCATAAAGCGAGCACTCGACTTAAGCCTGAAACATCAGATCCTTCCAAAAGACCAGTGGGTGAAGTATGAAGAG GATAAGCATTATCTTGAACCGTACCTAAAAGAAGTAATCCGTGAAAGGCTTGAAAGAGAAGCATGGAACAAGAAATAA